The Vanessa tameamea isolate UH-Manoa-2023 chromosome 27, ilVanTame1 primary haplotype, whole genome shotgun sequence DNA window AGTTGATGAAGAATATCTATGGATTACTGTTTATGGAATATTTAAGGATTGCAAAAtgcaaatattgtatttattttataagtaatatgtgttatattacttgaaaataaaatgctaataaaaaaatataaagctcaCTGGGAAAGTATTGATTCCGGTTTTTGAAGATTCATTTGGTGATTTTTTACTaatagattttcatttttaGTAAAGTGGGAACTTtactaaaaatgaaatatttaaatcaatgatCATTTTTGAGTAAATGAAAAATGACACAAGTACGAACGAAACGATGAAATGTAACGAAAAGTTTGTTTTGGGAAATGTCATAGGAAATATAGAAATTGGCTCTATATCATAATGTTAAGTTGggaaattttgttataataatagtttattaatgagttattagcaaaatatacagaaataatattttgcaatGGATTGTGGAGGAATAGTTCTCATTTAACAGTAAATGAGACAATTCAAgagattttaaatgatataaaaaaattgcaaaacgCATCGCTGCTAATTTATTGAGAATTCGGTGACCATGGATTTTATAACAATGTaggaaattgaaattaaaaagactGGAAGTGATACAATTTCAAACAAAGATGGTTGGTTCTACAATTTGGGATTATACAATCTGCTTGAAGAAATTTCTCAACAAACAAATGAGTAACAATTAGCATTTCAAGACTATTTTCGTGGATTTCTTTGATTATAATGACGAACAAAACAGGGGCACTTAAAATCGACACCGAACGAGTCCACCGTTAGTCGTAGAAGACTCGCTAGTCACTACTGTTTTGTAGTTAGACATAGTTAAGGTAAAGCCTTTTCTCATTGTGTGCTTAACAACCTCACCGGATCCGTACTTAATTCGATGGCATTTTGAATCTCTTGCTGTAGTAGCAAAACGGGAATTTTTCGATGATACACAAAGATGATCTATGGCGAATGACAATGGCATTGTGACTACATAACTATCGTCGTGGTACTTCTGGTATATCTTATTAGGTGCAGCTTTaagaacatcgaatcgattcaACAGGTAATCACAATTATTAATGGAAATTTCATTTAAGACCACGTATTTTACGTTAAAAGTTAATAACGACACAAATAATGACTTttctatttttctttataaaatttcgaagactttaaaattgataattgaatataaaactgtaatagaAGGACTTGgactagatattttataaacgacTATTAGGTTCGAGaaaatatggatatatttttttaattctgttgATTAGCTACCATATTTGACTCTAATTAGATCAGAATTCACAAAACAAGGAGGGGCATTTCGTGTTAAGTATTTCTCGATAAAGCATCTAGGTGCAATAAACACTAACTGGCGGAGAATCAAGGCACCAGCAAATGTATATATACCCAAGAATAGTTTGCATTAAACTTTTCCATGCGATGTAAATGAGAAAATTGCAAACATATTATGATTCATCAGATAATCAATTTCCCTTAATTTCGGTAgatggtttttaaataaaattttgggagtatgaaaatataaaagattactATGCCTCAAACAAAACATACGACATTTAATCATTGAGATATCATAATTTGATTAGACATCACAAGAAAgagtataaaagatataaaagcTATGTTTATTAAAGAACAAGAGGTACATTGTAGCTGATACTATTGAAGACCACCTAAattcaaagtttaaatttgCTAATACTAAGGTATTACCTAAAGTCGGTGAATTACGCAAGGCGATTAAGTAAAAACTGTGTTTACTCACTTCATTGTGTCATTGTTTTGAAAAAGGTGTTTTTCGAAGCGAAAATAGTAAGTATGGTAAAGGTATTAAAGATAGAGAAGAAAATATCGAACaaattaatgaacattttttaaaattaattggctGTTCAAGAAAACCAATACCTAATTGACTATAGCTTGTGGCTGTAATCAGAAGCTGTAATGCAGAAAAAAACTCGGAAAACCTTACTTGAATAAATGGAATACACGAACAAGACAGGAGAACTGACCTCGtacatcaattaaaaatataatttgctagATTTTGAGGTTACACTTTTTCAGATAAAAAGAGTGtttgttatttacatttttttaataaaatgaatatacgtTTTACCAATTCTATGTTTCTTATCTttttgaaatgataaaaataatataatattgatgctatacatatttaaaaatgtataataggACTATCATTTTCGTGTTTGCatattacatttcaatttaCAGGCGTCAGATGAAGCTATATACTCAGGTGGTTACCGTCACAACGTCCGCGAGGACGTACAATATCCTGTATCAAGACAAGATTGGCAAGATAGGGAAAAGGCGTTTCCACCTAAGAATATCATAGAAGATAGAAGAGATGTATCAAGACTTCAGAAGTTTGATATACAACGAGCTTCGGATCAACAAAGACCAATAGAACAGGAATCGAAGAGATCCAGGTCTCGTACTTCTAGATCTCCAAGGCGCGAAAGATCGCCATTGCGGGATCGTTACAAACGTCATTCACCATCCCCCCGTTCTCCTCGGCGGTCTTGGGCCCTTGAGAAACGACGAAGCCCTGAAGCCCATGACCCACCACCGCCCCCTGTTTGGCCAGGACAAGGTGTCAGAGAAGACTACTCGCATCAAAATAGATCGATAATTCATGACCGTCAAATTGAAAAACATATTCCCGTCTGGGAACCTAGAGAAAAAAAACGCGATGATTACCCACCCGCTGACAACAGAAGGGATTTTGAAGAAGAAATCAGAATTCGAAAAGAGGTTGAAAAATGGAAACCCCTTCCTCTGTCGAGTCCTCAGGAGTCATCATCTCGTTTAGAGGATAAGAATCGCATACAAAAGGAATATACGAGGAAAGACTTTGAAGGTCATCGCGATTATATCCGTGAAGGCGAAATTCACAAACCTCATTCCGACAGGGTTGATAAAGCATATCAACGGCAGGACCGTGAAGTTACCCGTTATAAATCCGATCATGAACGAAAAGATGACATACCACGCAAAAGAGAAGAATACTCTGGTCgcatagaagaaaaaaaaaaggaaatattagAAAAGCAAGAGCAACTGCAAAAGGAGATCGATGAAGTTTACAAAAGAGCCGTGGATTTTACAAAGAAAGCTGTGATGTACAGGACAGGTGAACACAAAAAAGAAGGTTACAATAGTGATAGACGTCGTGATGAAGATCATATTCCTAACGAGTATGAACGTTATAAACAAGATTCTTATGATGAAAGACGCAATCGTGATGATCAAAGTAAAGAATATTCTAAGGAAATATTTTCAAGGACTGATGACGTGAAGAGCTTAAGCGAAAACATTGCACAAAAACCGCGTTTCGAAATCGACGTCGCACAAAAAAGACACGCGTTAAGCCCAACGATCAAAGCAAAGAGGAGTAAAGCAATAGACGAAATCTCCGaaaagattttatgtaaatatggcAGTGCCTTGCCCAACGAGATTAAAAAACGGGTTCAAAGTGAACTTAAATGGACACTGGGACGGAAACTTCATGAACTATTTGGGGATAAGGACGTTTCTTTTATAGAAATGGTAATTAAGTTTAACGCAAAACACACTCAGAGggatgaagaaaatattttcgatgAAGTAGTATCTAGCTTGCCTAGTCACTATAGAAGTATGAAACGAGTTGCTCAAGGTAAGAATAAGAATGGTTCCGACTTTCACATTCTAATTGTTTATATTCTaggcaattttattaaaacgttctcatattaaagcattttaaaccataatataataatatatgcatacattttttaaaaatagaatgttaATTAAACTTGGTGTCCTGTCCTATTTTAAGAACatgataaatgtaaaagtaaatcacatctaaaatataaataataataaatataattaacttgcAGATGATTCTGATGTTCCTGCAAAAAATTCTAGGCGATCAACTGAACCGAACTTTATTAAAGGTAAGACTCTTCCTCTTCTAATATTACTTAGCTGTATACGCTTTACATTAACTAAGAgtattcatgataaaaaaaatgtgattttttgACTTTTACAGATCAACATGAGCCTAGTCCACCTAGATTACACGGACAACAAAgtaagtaacattattttaattgtatatattttttattatattatagcttgACCTTGTTTGAAGTGTGGAATCGTATAGTCAACATTTCTATTATTAGTTCCAGATTGGAATGTTGGTATGATGTCAGTTGATGTTACAAATCCAGGGATTTTCATGAACTCTTCTCTTATGATGCCCTTTCCCGCTCAGTATCAATTCATGCCGACTTACCAGGAAGCTCCTCAACCGATTttcgaagaaaataaaaaggagGGTTACAGTTTATATTTGTGTAAAGATGATTTTCAGCCAATAGTAGAGTACGAGACGGATAAATTAAAGGACTTTTTAATACAACAACTAATAAAGGTCACGGAAACTTGTGAGGGCTGGGCTCCCGACTTCACTCTTAATAAACAGAACAGCACTTACCGAAACGAAGTAATCACTCGCGATGAGCGGTCGAGGGATTGGCTTCTAAGTTTAGATTTTAGTGATTTCACCGAATTTAATGTTCTCGTATATACAACTGAGGAGTTGTGGTATGAGCGAGCGGCTATCTGGTTGCCAGGTCATTCCAGGTGTAGGAATATAGAACCATTATCAAAACTCAagctacaaaataaaaagttggAGGGCGTTAATATAGGTAAGTGGAAGTTTGTCAAAAAGATTGTCACCGATAAAGGTACACGCGTGTACGTAGACATGCCGCCATCTTCTGCCCGGGCTTTAGAAAAACACAAGATGATGTTGAGCTACGAACTCCAGAAAGTAAACGTGTTCCTTAAAGCGGTTGCGATAGATAAAGACGCTTTCGATGCGGGTCTGAATGAATCATCATTAAAAGTTCTTCCTTTATCGGCTAACTGTCCTATGCCTTCGCTGGGCCACGATCCGAATATTGTTAGAATTTCAGCTAAAGGTAATAAGCCATTATCCTTAATAACAGCAAGAAAAATTAAAGATCTCataatatttcgattatttaaGTACCATCAGCTTGAGGGTAAAAGTAGGAcagattttgttaaatatgGTTTTTGTCAACCAGGATATCTTGGTATTTTACCAGAAAATGAAGAATCAAGAAAGTGGATCTCCTCCATTGATTTAGGGAAAATTAACCGTCAGCTTTTGGTAGTCATAGGAGCGGACGAAAATAAgaccatatattttaaaatgaatattttcatacCTAGAGATTATGCTGTTAACACAGCTCTTGTATATGAACGTTTACGACATAGTAATCAAGGTGTAAAGGgagttaatttcaatttatggaAGAATCAAAAAATCGTTAAAAGTAACGCAAAAGCTATATTTCAAGTTGATATGGATTTGGAATCCGTTGAAACTATTTCTAAAATGAATTATCAATTAGACTACGTAGCGGATGGTCACGACATCAAGTGTGTGACGGTAGATGCTGAATTTTCTAGGTCTAAAGTAGAAGAAATGATTGCTAAATACAGAGCTGAAATGACTGATACGTATGATGTAGAAAATATGGAATTAGCATCTTCTGATTCAGAAGATGAAGTTATTTGTCTTGATTAATTTTCGGTATTAGTACTACGTACTAGTACGATCTTTTTTCTCTTTATCCTGTGCATTTcctattaatgttaaataataaagcaTTTATTTGGTGaacattttgttgttttttttattttgttaatcgtaacttttaatatttttttacaaaaagtataactactgatattaaatattgatttaaaatgccGTAATCGTCGACATACATCGAAAGgtatgtaaatacaattattacatttttaatttaaaaaaaaatcaaagatttctatatttcaaaatttttcaGTTCTTCGGTTGTCGATGAGTCGGAAAGTGTTTCAGGACAAGTATGACTGAACACAAAGTTGAAATTTTTCTTATGCTGTGATGAATACGAAGTTTTCAAGAGTTCATTCTTCGTATATTTTTCAGTGGTaagaatttttgttttaatcctTTAACTTTTTTGGTATTCCAATATCGAAGAAAGCAAATCCATCatgtccataaaaaaaatgtagttcatCAGCTGTCAACATCACGTAGGTCTTTTTTTAGTTCCGACGGGTTCGATATAGTCTGCAGTATCAGCATTACTTTCAATGTTGTAAGTATCTGACTGGATTGTTTTTCTAGGATTTTTTTTCGTTAAGATTGACGTtggctttgttttattttacaggttatagaaaattatttatcttcctaaaattttataagtcTTGCTTAGCTTCTTCCATGTCATCTTCCTTGGCTTGTTAATGATTATCTTTGCTAGTCATCTGCATGATTGATACCcctaaattgattatttttaaattgtcttttcAAAAAGTAGTACTCTATTTCAATGGCAATATTCTTTGTTATCATTCAAATGACCATAATTGAAGTCGAAAGAACTTAATCAGATCTGATTCAGTTTGCAGTATTAACACAATCATTTCTCATCTCGACtgcattacaaataaatattattttgactcAATATTTGCTATGAGTTTCTAATCAACTAACAAATTGTTTATCATGAGTACCAATAATTGGAATTACCTTTTCCTTTGAGTTGTTATAATCCTTAACTTTCAATTTGTGGACCAtacattagttttatattatactaacttCAGTTCCTTTGGCTTGATCtttgtttgtatttacattGGATCAGAAGATGTTTCGATCTTCTACCAAATTCTTTCTATCGTTTCCAGGATTGAAATCATCTTTAGGGTACGTTACCAAACGCAAAAAAATACTCTGAAGTTTCTGCGCACCtccttattgtttatattaagtatcaCTTGAACTCTGTAATGCCGAGTCGGTTTTTGTGGACTTGTTTTGGTTCAATTTTATATCTACTAAACATCGGAATTTCAGATTTTGTCGGTCCATTCTCATGCTCTCTATTCTATAAGTATGGTATCATTCAGTCATTCAAATATTACTtctatgttattaaaaacagtGGATCgtttaatacaataaacttaTAAGTTGCAGTTTATTTAGGAGAAGAttgtataaaccttcctctacATGTTTGGATGTGTGGTTCATTATAAAAATGCAAGGAAAAGCAAAACTTGGCCTCTTATGCAAAGGCCTTCTTTACTTTCCTGGAGAGTTTATTCCAATACTTTACTCAAATGTGTATAcgtttggcagaatttcgtccaATACATATAGACAGGTGTTTTGGCGATGTTTTCATTCAGTGCTTAGCAGGAGAAGAATAATAAACACGGTAACAGCAACTGGTCTAGATTTCACGTGTTTTATCCACTGGGTAGTCCCCAATTTTCATGAGTCCCTCGATCTACTCCCGCTCGGGAAAACGTAAGCTTTTAAGAAAGTTTAGTTAAATGAAAATCTATTCATcgttactttttaaaaactaattttaaacatttaaaaataatgttattatttgtgaatttttctaaataataattaatataaatataattgcatgATCTAGTTATCTTCATAtcacttaattatttatgtactaaTTATTATTCCAGAACGTCCTGTTAGTTGCCGTGAAGCATTGAAGCCGAAAGTGAATACAGTTTCTGAGATAAAACGTTCGGTGGAAGTTACTCAAAAATCGCCTGAAACAAAACCTTTGAAACAAAAAACAGCTGAAAAAGAAGTAAAAGGTAAGAATAAACTATTcctattaaattactattacatataatttagctttactttaaatgaattcggttaaattattataaaaattataatatttaatatactttgtatCCCGTACCAGAGAAAAAGCTAGAACTCGACGCTGAAACTGAAGAACCTGAAAAACAAGATGGCGGCCAATTTGAATTGAATGGGTTGATGACCAGAGTCTTGGAAGAAGAGTTGCAGACTATTATGATTGAGGTATGAGTTATAATTACATTGTAAAAGTTTAACATGTAtcctttttaagtttattatgaattatgtaGGAGTTTTCTGAATCCTTTCTGTTTTTTGAGCAATAATAGTTGGAAATTTTATCTTGGtgagttatattaatatgaaataatctaTCCCAATATGTTCTCAATTGTGTATCGACTACCCGAACATATCCGCGCAAAAAACTTGTAGCTACAGGGAATATAGAAAAAACATACTGTATTAAACGTACCTAGTACtttaacttttgttttacaTACTCGTTATCGTTTCGTTGTCAATTCTGAATCAGCCCTCATTTAGTTTAACTATACTaacggcaagatacgatggccgttttgacacattaaaaaaatgatgtgaaatgtaaatttattatcgatataatatattcaaatttttgtttttttgcaagtaatttaattgaaatttttgttgcaagtagtatctgattaaaaaggtttaataaaaaaaatataaaataagtttaagtaatatattcgaacgatatcaatttaaatcaaaaattggaattagaatgaataactttataaacacattacacacaagaaataaattgatacaaaaaaagaaaccaaaaacatttactatcaaaatataaaaaataaaatataaaatatttactgtcaacacaaatataacaccgactacgaggtcgagtgtgagagtgtgacgtacacgtttacgcaaaaaaataaataaaaaagttatcttcgcggtaccctaatatttgtagtttagaaatcacgttcgataaattttatgactaactgcgcgtcactattgacaataaagaacaacaatttgttcctttgatgtaattatttattaaatacgaaacttcatgagcgggcaaacgtcaaaacggccatcatagcgtgccgctactatagttaacaaatttaaataaaaaatgtttattacaagTGACTCAtagttaaagaataaaattataatacaaaataaattcaagttaattaaatgattacaattaattattaaattagaagAGGTATTAATTTGTGATTcttagttattttatgttaatttttcgtCAGGTCTGGCAAGCGCTGCCTGATGATCCACCTACAGAGGCAGAACGATTTGTTGCGGAAAGTCTTCGTAACGAAGCCAGCGACGAAATAAGAAATGTATgacttttgtattaaaatataataaccaccattttaataaattttcttccAAActgtaataatcaatttataaactttttacagGTTCTTGGACTCAATGTTACCAAAAGATTACTTAACGTCTATAATCCACTTTTTGTCAAGGTAAGTTCCATACAATTGTCTATAAATACGTATGTAAAACGAATTgcatttattcgtttttatttaaaaaaaaactttagaacgtgttttttttttcatatattagtaatagctatatttaaaaataagtatttttgttaatcGCAGATTTGTTTCTCTTGCCGTCCTGAGAGCGGTTGTCTCACAAAATTTCTGGATGAATACAAGATAAAGGGTTTCAAACGCATTCATAAAGAGACCAATACATTTGCTGCGCGACTTACCTCGATAACAGACTTTGACAATATCTGTTCTGCCAAAGATATCCGCTGTGGTGAGTATACGAGAACATAATCtaaaaattagttaaattaaaaaaataattaaaaatttaaaaaacattatgtaattTTGTTCCAGGAAGCGCGAGAATAACTGTATCATCATGTTATAGATTCCTACAATGTCCTAAGCAACTCAATACAATATTTGCAAACAATGATGAAGAAGTTGGAACTGAAAAAGATGAGAAAGATACAAATGAAATAGAGGAAGATGAGAAAGAAGCAGTCACAcctaaagaaaaattaattcttGAATCAAATACCCGAGAAGAAAAACTAATTATAGTACCTAAAGAGAaagagcaaaaaaataaaatggtagCAATCGAAACTACGGAAACAACTCATgcacaaaaaaatgtattatctgAAAAAGTCAAACCAATGGAAAATATAATCCAGAAAAAATCAGTTGTAACAAAATCGCGTTCTTCCGAAAATAATCCTAAAATCGAAGAACccaaaaaaacgaataaaatgaaaagtCCTACAGGTAAACCTAATATttctggaaataaaattaaaatcgaagaaaacaatacaataaaaagtcCAAGTACAAAACCTAATACTTCTAAAAATAAACCTAAAGTCGAAGAACCGAAAGagaacaataaaatcaaaagacCTATAGCCAAACCGGTACAGAAGACTGTTTCAAAAGAATCTTCCAGAGATAAAATTTTGAGCAAACCCTTAAAAGCAAAcgctttaaaacaaaatattattattaatgaagatGATATAACTGATTTTGATATTGACAATGAATTTGATGAAGATGATGAAATGAATGATGAAGAAATACTAGCTCTCATATCTGGTGGTGTTATTATTGACGAATGCATTGGTTCCGACgatgaataacattttttttttaaatcatattgctgaattattatttttgtttaaaaagaattaaaatattgtttcaggatgtaattaattattacaagatACACTTTTAACCTAAGAAATAGGATAAATAGGAATTAGGTCATTTCTTTTTAAACTAcatgttgataaataaaatgtgatgTACTAagtatgacttttttttactgGCATTTCTTGgttaacaaatgtttttaataaaaatactcataATGTACTGTAACTATTCCCTTcctaacttaattaaaatataattttacgtttatatttctaatatttaaatatcggtttggctcgtgagttcgtctagttagttaggatccatataacgttgattttgtgtaataaccgtgttcttttagagcgtcagagattataagttcaatcgactatagaggagtcaaataaaaccaggtttatcttttaaatgcgtttttaatat harbors:
- the LOC113391994 gene encoding uncharacterized protein LOC113391994 isoform X1, producing MMITIHGLPVTTKYQDLKILIKQECNINDFILDCLVNENDGTKKVRVGLANDSEGNHIIKCLSGYRMSGNTLRLTPVGKSAPTNIPQQSSFDTRDNYQARNEYSSQGFNERNSNRLAETVRPTPWAVNNQWSSNQPVQTQLPNSYSYQQQPPINMSYGPQTNPPLKSQLESRDTVPTGRGPQETLSYGYNPKSNLISLGPKETYHQRNIPSTLREVPVASRPIQSSRYPTQNYEMQTEKPITIMKDNFQGPNQYNVSATYIHSQGSGNYPVQIQPSPWASQQQQKQFEKPSIVAYEKKLYDDRKYPQVNQIKSIPEVPSKSEDPYKGYDKSRQFSPPRRSYGRDTAPERRISPSDRDTSHPSRNILPGRRSPGRRISPPGRQPIYQDRRSPGRRPSPRRRSSPPNRAMHSSRDISPSERRISPSARHIAQTGRPVSPGRRLSPSRRISPPGRSIMVIERQISPHGRRFSPTGRQTPQIRQVSPGRKMSPIRKFSPSHRRISPQVKKEEYERGRRVSPPAHSPMDRRATSRPSPSRVVPRGIASHRQESPRRQGRYSPPRLHTDKTQDYQEDRRASNIKSVRPAYEPQTQASDEAIYSGGYRHNVREDVQYPVSRQDWQDREKAFPPKNIIEDRRDVSRLQKFDIQRASDQQRPIEQESKRSRSRTSRSPRRERSPLRDRYKRHSPSPRSPRRSWALEKRRSPEAHDPPPPPVWPGQGVREDYSHQNRSIIHDRQIEKHIPVWEPREKKRDDYPPADNRRDFEEEIRIRKEVEKWKPLPLSSPQESSSRLEDKNRIQKEYTRKDFEGHRDYIREGEIHKPHSDRVDKAYQRQDREVTRYKSDHERKDDIPRKREEYSGRIEEKKKEILEKQEQLQKEIDEVYKRAVDFTKKAVMYRTGEHKKEGYNSDRRRDEDHIPNEYERYKQDSYDERRNRDDQSKEYSKEIFSRTDDVKSLSENIAQKPRFEIDVAQKRHALSPTIKAKRSKAIDEISEKILCKYGSALPNEIKKRVQSELKWTLGRKLHELFGDKDVSFIEMVIKFNAKHTQRDEENIFDEVVSSLPSHYRSMKRVAQDDSDVPAKNSRRSTEPNFIKDQHEPSPPRLHGQQIPDWNVGMMSVDVTNPGIFMNSSLMMPFPAQYQFMPTYQEAPQPIFEENKKEGYSLYLCKDDFQPIVEYETDKLKDFLIQQLIKVTETCEGWAPDFTLNKQNSTYRNEVITRDERSRDWLLSLDFSDFTEFNVLVYTTEELWYERAAIWLPGHSRCRNIEPLSKLKLQNKKLEGVNIGKWKFVKKIVTDKGTRVYVDMPPSSARALEKHKMMLSYELQKVNVFLKAVAIDKDAFDAGLNESSLKVLPLSANCPMPSLGHDPNIVRISAKGNKPLSLITARKIKDLIIFRLFKYHQLEGKSRTDFVKYGFCQPGYLGILPENEESRKWISSIDLGKINRQLLVVIGADENKTIYFKMNIFIPRDYAVNTALVYERLRHSNQGVKGVNFNLWKNQKIVKSNAKAIFQVDMDLESVETISKMNYQLDYVADGHDIKCVTVDAEFSRSKVEEMIAKYRAEMTDTYDVENMELASSDSEDEVICLD